Proteins from one Bacteroides zhangwenhongii genomic window:
- a CDS encoding nitroreductase family protein: MERSFSEALKHRRTYYSITNQSPISDQEIECIVSTVVRHVPSAFNSQSTRVVLLLGESHKKLWKIVKDALKKIVPADAFVKTEEKIDHSFACGYGTVLFFEDQKVVKGLQEAFPSYQENFPGWSLQTSAMHQLAMWTMLEDVGFGASLQHYNPLIDEEVRRTWNLPEHWHLIAEMPFGLPAGKPGEKEFQPLEERVKIFK; this comes from the coding sequence ATGGAAAGATCTTTTAGTGAAGCATTAAAACATCGTCGGACTTACTATTCAATTACTAATCAGTCACCTATATCCGATCAGGAAATCGAGTGTATCGTGAGTACGGTTGTTCGTCATGTGCCTTCGGCATTTAATTCCCAGTCCACACGCGTGGTGTTACTGCTGGGTGAGTCTCACAAAAAATTGTGGAAAATCGTGAAAGACGCTTTGAAGAAGATTGTGCCGGCAGACGCCTTTGTGAAAACAGAGGAGAAGATAGACCACTCGTTTGCCTGTGGATATGGCACTGTGTTGTTCTTTGAAGATCAGAAAGTAGTCAAAGGGCTTCAGGAAGCTTTCCCCTCCTATCAGGAAAACTTTCCGGGATGGTCGCTGCAAACTTCCGCCATGCACCAACTGGCTATGTGGACAATGCTGGAAGATGTGGGCTTCGGAGCGTCATTGCAACATTATAACCCGTTGATTGACGAGGAAGTGCGTCGGACATGGAACTTGCCGGAGCATTGGCACTTGATTGCCGAAATGCCGTTCGGGCTTCCTGCCGGAAAACCGGGAGAAAAAGAATTCCAACCGCTCGAAGAAAGAGTGAAAATCTTTAAATAA
- a CDS encoding ArnT family glycosyltransferase, translating to MKTLTSNKAFWLLLVICVVTILPFLGLPEYHTKGEPRESIVSYSMLESDNWILPRNNGGEIPYKPPFFHWTIAAVSTLNGGQVTEMTSRLPSAIALISMTLFGFLFFAKRKGTEVALLTAFITLTNFELHRAGANCRVDMVLTALTVCALYCFYRWYEKGLKGIPWLAILLMSLGTLTKGPVGTIIPCLVTGVFLLLRGVNFFRAFLLLSAWAILSLILPFCWYIAAYQQGGEEFLALVMEENFGRMTNTMSYDSCVNPWHYNFVTLFAGYVPWTLLAVLSLFSLTYHKFSIQPAAWWKRFTAWIKNMDPVDLFALTSIVATFIFYCIPQSKRSVYLMPIYPFIAYFLAKYLFYLVKKRSKVIKVYGSILAVLSLLLFACFIAVKCGLIPETIFQGRHAQNNINFLRAIQNINGIGSFILIAIPTLLGICWWFYQRKYTLSNRFLYAIVALTMGMYIALDGAYQPPILNSKSVKSVAAEIDRVVPASAGTLYEFIEAGVRSIGDPVHYFEINFYLGNRIGNFYKDRPSEGFLLIGMQDAERNLPEFEKEGYQFERVYQSPKPVLRQTAEIYKFIKK from the coding sequence ATGAAAACATTGACTTCTAACAAAGCTTTCTGGCTACTATTAGTCATTTGCGTAGTAACGATCCTTCCTTTTCTCGGGCTGCCGGAGTATCACACCAAAGGCGAGCCCCGCGAATCGATTGTATCCTATTCTATGTTGGAAAGCGACAACTGGATTTTGCCGAGAAATAATGGAGGAGAGATACCCTACAAACCACCTTTCTTCCATTGGACTATTGCAGCCGTTTCAACATTGAACGGCGGTCAGGTTACGGAGATGACTTCCCGTTTGCCATCGGCCATCGCGCTAATCTCCATGACTCTTTTCGGCTTTCTTTTCTTCGCCAAAAGAAAAGGAACGGAAGTGGCGCTGCTCACCGCATTCATCACCTTGACCAACTTCGAGTTACATCGTGCCGGAGCCAACTGCCGGGTGGATATGGTGCTGACAGCCCTCACCGTCTGTGCGTTATATTGTTTTTACAGATGGTACGAGAAAGGGCTTAAAGGCATTCCCTGGCTAGCCATCCTTCTTATGAGTTTGGGAACGTTGACCAAAGGTCCGGTAGGTACGATCATTCCCTGTCTGGTTACAGGTGTATTCCTTCTGCTCAGAGGAGTAAACTTCTTCAGGGCTTTCCTTCTCCTTTCCGCATGGGCCATCCTTTCACTCATCTTGCCGTTCTGTTGGTACATAGCCGCTTACCAACAAGGGGGAGAAGAATTCCTTGCATTAGTCATGGAAGAGAACTTCGGACGTATGACCAACACAATGAGTTACGACTCCTGCGTGAATCCCTGGCATTACAACTTCGTAACCCTGTTTGCCGGTTATGTACCTTGGACGTTATTGGCAGTGCTTTCTCTTTTCAGTCTCACCTATCATAAATTCAGTATCCAGCCGGCTGCCTGGTGGAAACGCTTTACCGCATGGATCAAGAATATGGATCCGGTGGATTTGTTCGCTCTTACCAGCATAGTTGCCACATTCATATTCTACTGCATACCGCAAAGTAAACGTAGCGTATACCTAATGCCTATTTATCCTTTCATCGCATACTTCCTGGCCAAATATTTATTCTATCTGGTGAAGAAACGCTCTAAAGTGATAAAAGTATACGGTAGTATCCTCGCCGTACTGAGTTTACTATTATTTGCCTGTTTCATTGCCGTGAAATGCGGTCTTATCCCGGAAACAATCTTTCAAGGCCGTCATGCGCAGAACAACATCAATTTCCTGCGTGCCATACAGAACATTAACGGAATCGGCTCTTTCATATTAATTGCCATTCCTACGTTGCTTGGCATCTGCTGGTGGTTCTATCAACGCAAATATACACTCAGCAACCGATTCCTCTATGCCATCGTTGCCCTGACTATGGGAATGTATATCGCACTGGACGGAGCTTACCAGCCACCTATTCTCAATTCAAAATCGGTAAAATCCGTTGCTGCGGAAATAGACCGGGTAGTACCGGCAAGTGCAGGCACGCTTTACGAATTTATCGAAGCCGGTGTACGTTCCATAGGTGACCCTGTACACTATTTTGAGATCAACTTCTATCTGGGAAACCGGATCGGAAACTTCTACAAAGACCGTCCTTCGGAAGGGTTCTTGCTAATAGGAATGCAGGATGCAGAACGGAATCTTCCCGAGTTCGAAAAGGAAGGCTACCAATTCGAACGGGTCTATCAATCACCCAAACCCGTTCTTCGCCAGACTGCCGAGATATACAAATTCATCAAAAAGTAG
- a CDS encoding ribonuclease H1 domain-containing protein encodes MAKQKFYVVWEGVTPGVYTSWTDCQLQIKGYEGAKYKSFDTREEAERALSASPYAYIGKNAKKKNEKISSDLLPPSVIDNSLAVDAACSGNPGPMEYRGVHIASRQEIFHFGPMKGTNNIGEFLAIVHGLAILKQKGFDMPIYSDSVNAISWVRQKKCKTKLPRNEETEALFQLIERAEKWLNTNTYTTRILKWETKEWGEIPADFGRK; translated from the coding sequence ATGGCTAAACAGAAATTCTACGTAGTATGGGAAGGCGTCACTCCCGGAGTTTATACCTCCTGGACGGATTGCCAGCTCCAAATCAAAGGGTATGAAGGCGCCAAATATAAATCTTTCGACACCCGTGAAGAAGCCGAACGCGCACTCTCAGCCTCACCATACGCTTATATAGGAAAAAACGCAAAAAAGAAAAATGAAAAGATATCCTCCGATCTGTTGCCTCCTTCCGTGATAGACAATAGTCTGGCGGTAGACGCGGCTTGCAGTGGAAATCCCGGCCCTATGGAATATCGCGGCGTACACATAGCCAGCCGACAAGAGATCTTCCATTTCGGTCCGATGAAAGGAACGAATAATATCGGAGAATTTCTGGCTATCGTGCACGGACTGGCGATATTGAAACAGAAAGGATTCGATATGCCCATTTATAGCGACAGTGTCAATGCCATCAGTTGGGTACGACAAAAGAAGTGCAAGACCAAACTCCCCCGAAATGAGGAAACAGAAGCACTGTTCCAATTGATAGAACGGGCGGAAAAGTGGCTGAACACGAATACCTACACTACCCGTATCCTCAAATGGGAAACGAAAGAATGGGGAGAAATCCCGGCGGACTTCGGAAGAAAATAA
- a CDS encoding shikimate kinase, with product MIRIFLTGYMGAGKTTLGKAFARKLNIPFIDLDWYIEERFHKTVGELFTERGEAGFRELERNMLHEVAEFENVVISTGGGAPCFFDNMEFMNRAGKTVFLDVHPDVLFRRLRVAKQQRPILQGKEDDELKTFIIQALEKRAPFYHQAHYIFNADELEDRWQIETSVQRLQQLLGL from the coding sequence ATGATTCGTATCTTCCTTACCGGCTATATGGGCGCCGGAAAAACGACATTGGGCAAGGCTTTTGCCCGCAAGTTGAATATACCGTTCATTGATCTGGATTGGTATATCGAAGAGCGTTTCCACAAAACGGTGGGAGAGTTATTCACAGAACGGGGTGAGGCCGGATTCAGGGAGCTGGAGAGGAATATGCTTCATGAGGTAGCCGAGTTCGAAAATGTGGTAATCTCTACGGGTGGGGGAGCGCCTTGTTTTTTTGATAATATGGAGTTTATGAATCGGGCAGGTAAGACGGTTTTTCTGGATGTGCATCCCGATGTGCTGTTCAGACGCTTGCGTGTGGCCAAGCAGCAGCGTCCCATCCTTCAGGGAAAAGAAGATGACGAGTTGAAGACTTTTATCATACAGGCACTTGAAAAACGCGCGCCTTTTTATCATCAGGCACATTATATCTTTAATGCGGACGAATTGGAAGACCGATGGCAGATTGAAACATCGGTGCAACGTTTGCAACAACTTCTCGGATTATAA